In Pleuronectes platessa chromosome 8, fPlePla1.1, whole genome shotgun sequence, the genomic stretch TGGCAggcacttcctcctcttcctgtttgtgtctgtgctgttgtCTGGTCCGATCGCCAACATTTTTGAAAACACAGAGCGAGCTGCTTCCAGTCTGATCTGTGGAGCCGAGCTGGCAGCCAATCAGACGCAAGAACTGATGCAGAGAGCCACCAAGCCCCTAGCCTGTAAGACCTGCCCACAGTCTCCTGTTGAACAACCTGCTACAATTACAAATTACacactaatgtgtgtgtgtttgtgtgtgtgtgtgtgtgtgtgtgtgtgtgtgtgtgtctgtgtgtgtgtgtgtgtgtgtctgcagctgcgTTGGACAAAATCAGAGAAATCAGCACCAACGCATATTTGGTCACAGAAAGAGTCACCAGCTTCATCCATGCTCTGACTGACGGCGTCCAACACATTGGTGGGTGACTCAACACATTCATCAAACACACGTTCATTAAGTGTTGACAAGTCAACTGTCCCACTATTACTACACATGAACTCACTGCACATGCCCAGCTCATCTCTTCTGTGGATCCCTGATGTTAACTCTGTTCTCGTCTgtgggttgatgggaaatgaagTTTGAGAAAAAGCTGCTGAAAAACCCTGAAATCTGATAAATATTAAAGAGCAAAACAACCGTCTTCTCTTAACATTTGAAGCAAGTCACCGTGAGTCTAGAGTagatatcataataataataattataataataataattaataataagtgATGTTGAACCAGCAGTAACTGAATTTAAGGCTGATTAATGCTCCTGCATCAAAGCTACATCGTAGCTACGCACGTAGCCTATTTACGGGGCCGAGTATTCATATATTGTATTCATACACAGTATTCATAGTTGTgcgttggtgtgtgtgagttgcgCAGCTTTTGTGGTCTGCGTCACCTCTAGGTGTGATTACATTTTTGTGCACGTGACACTACGCCATACAGATCTGCATAGGGTACACGTCTATCCCCCTTCACAGCTTacgctctctgtcctctccagataaaataatacaaattagaaAATACGAAATAtgaaaggaataaaaaaaaaagaagcaggatTCTGGACTGTTCCTGTGTTCGCTCACATCTGACCTTTTACCTACAGCTCGCACTCTGAGGACTGTCCTCCATTTCCTGACGGACATCGGGGACATCTGTAACTCCAAGCTGGGCGCTCCGTACAGGAAGTGCCGGGCAGTGTTCACTGAGGCTCGGCTCGATTGCTCCCAGCGGCTGGGGGAGTTCAGAGCCCTGTGTGACATCGTGAAGGGCTTCATGCCGCTCTGCAACATCGCCCGTGGTGTGTTCACCGACACCATCACCTCGTCCTGACTTCAAATGAGCACCTTCCTCTCAACACATTCACTGTAGAAaaggacttttttttatttctgttgacTTCATCATTTCAATCTGACAAACATATTTCACATGATCACAACTCTGGTTTAAAGAACCACCAACCAATCACTGCAGTCGAGAGTTGAGAGCCTGCCTATGTCTGAATTGACTTCTGTCCAATCACAAACAAGACGTATTTGACCCTCAGGGCTACCGTAGACCAtcggctaaccctaaccctaacccattgcTTGCACAAGCTTGATGTTTCGATTGATCACTCACATCTACGACTCATTGTTCTCTCTTTCAGCCGGCGAGTTATTCTGCATCATCCCCTCGTACATCGCCACCCATCTGAAAAGACGTCTTGCAGCTCGTGAGTTCATCCCTTttagaaaacatttgtttttgttttttttactttactcaTTTTACTGACGATCCTACCAGAGTGGCATGTGTGGAGATTGTCCCAATcgtacaagtacctgggtgtgaAACTAGATAATAAGCTGGAGCGGTCCACCAACACCAAGGCTGCTTAAAAGAAGGGTATGAGCTggctcatttaaaataaaataaaataaaactaaataaaataaaatagaaataaataaaaaaaagggtaaGGGTTAAAAGTAGTTAAAATACAACTGAAATTTAAattcagaaataaagaaataataattggtaagttattaaaatgatatttaaaaaaaaatcctatctattttactcaagtacaacTTAAATCATTATTGATGAACTGACCTCGTTTTACAGGAAGTTCTTTATATTCTCCGTCTGTTGGTCGGTTCAAGtcctggaaataaaaaaaaagtgtagcaACAAATATTTCACATAGTAAACATTTTAATAGGATCAATACTTTTAACTATTTATATTAACATAGAAATGAAAAACGAAGTTTGTTTCCTGGAAGGTGGAGTCCTCGGTCAACCAGCGGTTCTGTCAGAACACATTAgaacagtctgtctgtctgcctgtctgtctgtaactgtctgtctgtaactgtctgtcagtttgtaactgtctgtctgtctgtctgtaactgtctgtctgtaactgtctgtctgtctgtaactgtctttctgtaactgtctgtctgtctgtaactgtctgtctgtctgtctgtaactgtctgtctgcctgcctgcctgccggCCTGTCTgttactgtctgtctgtaactgtctgtctgtctgtctgtctgtctgcctgtatgTCTGATGTAACTCTGCCTCCGTCTCCCTCCAGCCATAGTTGCAGCATTTGAGAAAATGAAGAAGGAGTTTGAATTCAACATCTCGgcctctgtgacctttgacctggacACCAACAGCAGTAAGTCTCTGCAGCAGGTGTCTCAGGAGATCATGGATGAGGTTTCCTCGGACCTGCAGGTGTTTCAGAAACTCGGCGGGCCATTAAAATACGGTGGCCTCTTCCTGCTCGCCCTCTCGTTCCTGAGGTCAGTCGGCTTTTTATCAGGTGCACAGTATCGATAGTGGGCGCGGCACTTTAATTACTGaacacttctctgtgtgtgtgtgtgtgtgtgtgtttgtgtgtgtgcagggcagTGCAGTACAGACGTAGATATCTCCGCGAGCTCAACTTTGACAACATCTACATCAGTTCTCAGTTTGAGGAGTTTGACCAACAGGTGACTTCAGGGGGCGGAGTGTCAGTCCTGCCAATCACACGCAGAGAGGCCAAGACCTACATCTCACCACGTCAGTgcccctgcatgtgtgtgtgtgttttgtgtgcgtaAACTAGGACCTAAATACTGATGTGAAAGGAAGTGACCTTTTCAACCCCTCTGTCCAGTGTCGTGGCACCTGTCGAGCCGAGAGTGGCGGGTGGTGTTGGTGGGCGTGGTCTCAGTCATCAAGTACCTCCTAGTGGGGAGCCTGCTGGTGGCGCTGGACTTTCTGGTGTTCTGGATCCTGGATCAGGTAGGCCACCAGCTGACGGGGGATGTGGTGGCCCGAGGTAAGATAAAAAAGCAATGTCATATAAGTATATTACTGATGTTGGTCAAATAGATGGTAACCATGGCTACTGTGCCGTCCCCTCAGCCCCAGTCAGCGTGACGGTGCAGGTGAACGGGTCAGGGTTCGCCTCAGACATCTTCAGAGACTTGGTGGCTTCGTTCAACGTCCTGCAAGGAGGAAACGTCACTGTGATCAGCAGAAAGTGTCTAGTGGAGCCGTCAGAGCCAAACTACAACACTTGTTTCACTCTGGGTAAGAAAGTGACATCAGTACAGACTACAGGAATTTCCTGAAACACAAATCAACATCAAAATCAAAAGCTCTGAATCACATCAGGTCAAGAACAAGAGCGTTTGTATTTTTGATTGACAGATAGGAGAAACGGATGGTGAAGTCGGACCGAAGACAAATACTGTTTCAACGTGTTATATTTAGAAAGTGGTGTGCATATGGCACATCACAACTAATCAAAAGTGAAGAACATAGAACCTGGGCGTTACACTTGACTCAGAAGACTTAATTCACACATAAACAACATCACAAAGATTGCCTTTTATCATTTAGGAATTCGTACAAGAGTAAGACCGTACCTCACTCTGGAAGATACCAAAAAGGTGACTTATGCTTTCATACTTTCTCGCCTGGACTACTGTAATGCACTATATTCAGGATTTACCCTGGCTTTCAGAATCACTgaggatttattttgaaattattttacttattttcAAGTCTCTTAATGTAACAGCACCCTCGTAGATCTCTGACTGTTTATTGGAATATGTTCCAAACCGTTCCTTCCAGTCTTCTACTGCTGTCTTGATAAAAATCCCCAAAACAAACTGTGGCAGTCAACCAGGCCACACGgctctcaccacagcagccagagacGAACCATTCGGTTTTGAGCATATTTTATTAatccagacacacacttcaacaaACATACATAAACTTAAAGTTGCAGCTCAGTCCTTCCTGGGCTCTTTGTGAGTCTGCCAGTGTCTGTGTGACTCAGTTCCTGAGTGTTGTGGGTCTCCTGAGGCAGCTCAGATGTTCACCTCCACACAAACTATAAAAGGTTTGGAACGAACTCCCATCACACATCAGATCTACAATCTcgcttttaattaattttatcagttttatttttattcttacgtttttttttaagtctttgtTTTATAGCTAACATGTTCTAATTAATATCTTCtttcatgtctttgattttattctaaagcactttgagctgcattttatgtatgaaaggtgctgtataaataaatgtattattattattactattagtattatttacaaaaattttaacaacatttaaatataacttaatCTATCTCATCAGAAAATCACCATATGTAAAAAATCAAATTGCAAAAAAAGGTTTGAAAGAATTTAATTTAGAAGTcattaaacaaaacaagttttgAACCATTAAATAAGAGATTTATCAATAACAGATCAAAACACACTGTATACATAACCTATAGAgatataaatacaacacacacactgataatcACTGAATCTGTGGTCTGCTCAGGAGCCTTTGAGCAAAGTATCGAACCTGCAGCTGCTCACTGTGACCAGCAGCAGACGTTCTGACGTCTCGGCTTGTTTCACTGGTCTCACTGGTTCTGGTCTGTGTTGCAGGGTTCCTGCTGGGCCTGACTCTACTCGTCTCTCTGATTGGAGGCTTTGTCCAACGCTGCCGACGACTCATCTGTGCTTCATATCATCCAGGGAGAGAgcaggtacacacacgcacacacgcacacacacacacacacacacacacttcattatATCGACTGCAGAAAAAATAACACATGTAAAAACTGTTTGTCTTCAAATCACTGAAACACTAACCCAGCACTAATTCATTCAGAGGAAATGTGCTGAGCAGTGCCTTGCTCAGAGTCTCCTCAGCAGCGGTGTTGCTCAGAGTCTGCAAATAAAAACCTCTGCTGATtgttggaggaggaaggaaacatgatTCTAATGAGTTgtgtaattgtttttgttgtacTTTACGTGTTCATCAGGAGAGGGCACAGTTCCTCCGTCAGCAGATCTTTAGTCAGAGGAGGGCGGAGGGGGAAGCTCTTAGGAAGTCTGCAGTTGGAAACctggcagaggaggaaggaggaggtgaaggtggaagAGAGAGTCGACTACGAACCTTCCTGCTCAGGTACAAAAATGTACACAACCAGACTGAAGTTACATACATCAGGAGCAACACAAAGATTCAATTAAATTTATTAActgaatattataatatatgatatcATGTTGTGAAGTCAGAGTCACTGCTGCTGAGTGACAGACTTATTGTTAGTAAGTGTAACTTCATGGAAACTGTATTGGTTAAGacactatactgcagccaaccaccaggaggCGACAGAGATGATTCTACTCTAGTTTTggtagctgtcatgtcgtccatctgtaTTTGCACATACAGATCCAACCAAAACATTTCTATCATGTGATGTCTCaaagaattgtgtgtgtgtgtgtgtgtcaggttacCTGGGGGAGCTCACCTTTTGGGTCTGTCGTCACCCTTCACATGTCTGGCCTGTGGTGAGGGGGTGAAGTCAGAGGACAACAATATGGTGGCCTGTCACTTTGCACATTGTACAGGTGAGACAATAACATGAACGCAACACAAGTAGATCCAAATATtctaaaagaaaagacagagatttAGATGTAAAAACACATAATATGTTGGCTTTTTAGAAAAAATTGAAGAGTTAACAATGGAACAGAAAAGAGAAATTTCTCCTggtggtgtgtttgtggaggAACTGAGTCAGAACAGAATCTGAGGAAATATAACTTCCgctaaataattatttttaatgtggTTCTGTCAGGAATTGGAAAAAAGCAGGACTCTAATGCAGGATTCAGTCAAATATGGAAAGACTGCCTTTAATAAGGCAAAAATAACACTACTAAAgaacaaaatgcaaaataaagtaGGGTCCAAAAGAAAGCAGGTAAAAAAAATCCACGTCAGCCTTTGGGTGAATGTACACAAGTGTGACAGATAATTGGGGAAATTCCCTTGGCAGGGTTTTAGGGGTACAGACAATAGTTCGATATCGGGGGTACACCGAGTCTcacatttatgtttttgttgattGAGTTTAAAGTAATTTCTTCATTATTTTGTATAAAACTCTTTACAGGTAGAAAATGATCAATCTTTTGCTCTGTGTCATATTTTATCAAACCTTTAATGGGACAAGTCGTTCCAGCTCTGCTGAGTATTTATGAgctgctgtgttgtttttgcaGGCGTCTACTGTCGGCCATGTTTTCACAGTTTAAGAAACATGTGTGTTGTCTGCAtgcgacctctgaccttccaggacgacagtgaggaggagctgTGAGTGCCCACATCTATCACGAGGGCTCATATCGTGTtaatgtatgaatgttgtgttatttCATCATCTTGATATATAGCCACAAACAAAAACTGCTGACTTGGTTTCAAAACTGCTAACTCAcactttgatttagtgacttCAGGCTAAAATGATGCTCATATTTTGTCATTGATGAATCATACTTAAAATATTGCTAATAGCTAACTCAGGGTGAAATATTGGTCATCAATCAGTGTTGCTCAGTCTGGGTACATTTTGCTGATCATACATCAAAAAAATAGACTGATGTGTGAATTTCCCTGGTCATGTTTTAGTATTGCTGACTCATTCTTATATAATACTGAGTCATACTTGGATATTGCTGATTCAGTGTTGGGTTAAAAGCTGAGTAAGACTGAGATCAATCTATTTTCTCAGGGACTCCAGTGATGACGAACAGCGGCCTCAGTGTTCGGCCGCTCTGAACTCACGTCAGGACACAGGGATGACGAGGAGGGTCGCAGCAGCAACACGACGAGGACGGACTGAGCGTTCAGAGGGTGGAGACAGAGCGAAGGACGACGGAGGACACAAAGATAACTCTGACTCTGAGCTCAGGTAAAACTTTTTCTATTGATCTGATCACTGATTCATTATTGACCGAAGTTGTGTGTCTTGGTACAaaagtgtaaataaaaacagtaaaatcaTAAATATAAGGAAAACCATAACAAATGTCATGCAATgctttgattgtgttttttcccGCCCTTACCTCTGTCAGTGAAGCAGACATGACCTACCAGTACCAAACCGGGTCAGATGAGTCCGACAGCGACGTCTGCTTCCAATCCACCGCCACAACAATCAGCACACGCCAGGAGGAGGCCATTGTCACCATCCTCAGTGACTGAGGACCGTGACAAGGAGTTTGACAGGAGTTTGTGGATTTATCAGCTGAATCTGAAGTTGTTAACATCTATAAACTCCTGTAACCACTTACACACATCTGCAGACCGTAACGGAGCATTTAATAGCTACAGATCTGGTGGAgacccacaaatacacacatatacacacagacacatcagtaCTTCCTGTAGTTACAGTATCACAGTAACATCGTTGCTCCTcattgatcatctttatattcacTCAGATAATTGAGTCCATTTGTTCTCAACATGTCGGGTTAGGTCCTCCCATCTTCTACCATCACTGACAGGAactccagagttcatgtgtcTGCTCCATCTTCTCCATCAGACTTTATGtataaaaactttaaacatgaagtcacaaactggttcttctcatgtagtgaatcctgttgttgtgttgatgtgttcagttccaTCCGCTTCTGTTGTActtgtgtcctgggagaggatcctcacatgggacTCTGAGATTCATTTACTGttaataaagtttttattttacttttgctGAGTTAAGATCATAGGAAGTTGCCCCTTATTAAGATcagtgagacaaactgggatttgtgaatatgagacaaataaaatgtgatacgCGTGGAGAGACACTCATGAACAGTCACACAGAGACTGAGCTGAACAGCTGAGTTGCCAGCAAGAAGTGCTGCCTCATTTTGAgttagtctgtgtgtttctgtttggattaataaagtaaatttaaacccagatggtttgtctctggctgctgtggtgagaACCCTGTGGCATGGTCAAGTGGAACCCTAACCCACACTTTAGAAACTATGTGAACGTAGATGAACAAAGAGAATCACACTCTGATTTAATGAAAACTTCTTTTAACCAACTCACCGGTGATATggttaaacacacatgcattctGGGACTTGTAGTTTGTATCAGTCAGGTGAAGGAAGCAgatggtgagtgtgtgtcaatgtttcTGGGCCGCAGGTAAAGATGGACATcacaatcgccccctggtgtctggctgcagtatcgGCCATaaaactcctccatgttagcagatgggacattgaccaaacaaaaaaatcaaagtagactttaaaaaaatgtttgtcaaagatggttattggtcattttaggtagttcttatttCACTGATGTTCAGGTGGTTTAAGAGCTCATATGGTGGCAAATATCGCCCCCTATTCgaaatattgaaaaaagaaaaattgtaggCTGTTCAAGCAAATGGTCACTGCAGCTTTTACCGGAAAATCCTCCTGTGACATATGGGGCCTTGACCTTCTTTCACTGACTTTGGATTATTGGTTACTGGTCATTAATTATTGATGACCGCAGCTGACTGTGTGTTGTACAGTACTCGGACCTGCAGCTGGCCATCAACACGCTGGTCACAAAGGTTCATGTATCTGCAGTCGATGGGTCGGCCATGAACTCAAATCATATTCAAAGGCAATTTTAACATCAAGCTGTGATTGGATGAATTTTCATTGAACAATTAATAAAACTGTTGTAAAACTAACCCACACTGGAGGAGACCAATGTATTGGAGGTGCTGCCTTCAAGTGATCACTGACTCTAACTTCTGCTCCTCcctcattctcacacacacaataactgtGTCCATGTGTCTCTATGCTGATGGCTGAGGTATAGATGATGGAGAACCataaaggttagggttaggatatGAAAAGCTGTTTTAGGATCAactggttaggtttaggcattaGGTTTAAATGGTAAGgattaaggttaaggttacgtttttaaggttagggttaggtttaggtatcGGGTTTAAAGTCTTAGGTTTAGGCATCGGGTTTTCCTGGTTAGGTTTAGAGTTAAGGttctggttaaggttaggataATGGTTAAAATTCGGATTAAGGTTGAGGTCTCTGGCTCTGAGTTTCAGTCctagttagggttagggttaggattagggatgaaagcacattggagaaggagatattcttgaataactttttttctgaaggtcgtagagacttggaaagtggtttctattgaagtaatgtgggtcctgcagatcgattggtgccatccccgagctcctacgaccttcggaaggggtcgaagtagcaaatggccgaaaacccgaggagatattcttgaataactttttttgtgaaggtcttagagagtgggagagggcatttgtttctggcaagtggggtattgcgcatcgattggtaccattttcgagcttctacgaccttcggaaggggtcgaacgcccaaatccccaaaagtgggcggggctagttcggaatttctgatttctggtggaatttctgtggatcttacctgcattcttacctttcaggctgaatgaagaggggcctgatgtgtgtccagaccactgcatctccttggccccccatgattgggcccccagaagagctcctgtgccccatacaccgcacggcccaaggagatgcttcactgtcattcttccaagcgactgattttggatttctccaagatttgtctaatgagctgtttgatctgtggggcacttgtcttgtgtgtgagttcaccttggtcatggtttttcctgaatttagggttttgaatttgatgtgataaagtgatatttctgaggagaattctctcttgggatggtaaatatcctctaattttgagttttggtgtcttctatgccgagatatttgagagaaacgggattgtaattaggccccctcattagcatagcctgctgaggagatattcttgaataacttttgttgtgaaggtcgtagagacttggaaagggcgtctgtctctactaaacggggtactgcggatcgattggtaccatccccgagcttctaggaccttgggaaggggtcgaacgagcgaatctgaaaagtgggcggggttaggtttaggcaaggggtggtgtggttagggtaagggtctaaggaacctgactaggcatagaatcgaagtccagaacctctgaataagaaagtcgctaaaacagctagggttaaggtaaggattagggatgaaagcacattggagaaggagatattcttgaataactttttttctgaaggtcgtagagacttggaaagtggtttctattgaagtaatgtgggttagggttagggttagggttaggattagggatgaaagcacattggagaaggagatatagggttagggttagggttagggttaggattagggatgaaagcacattggagaagggttagggttagggttaggtaagaacggtaatatc encodes the following:
- the dcst2 gene encoding DC-STAMP domain-containing protein 2, whose product is MKTDITVHVAGGGVMHTVRGVLSRLAGRSRLCSWGKVKGHLLEGEWSLSGFVCGLVLGLVFGVTALFLQKQPLWFCVYTMVAVAFTAAFGMGLSAGVRANVMVMLPSLCSARGRHFLLFLFVSVLLSGPIANIFENTERAASSLICGAELAANQTQELMQRATKPLASALDKIREISTNAYLVTERVTSFIHALTDGVQHIARTLRTVLHFLTDIGDICNSKLGAPYRKCRAVFTEARLDCSQRLGEFRALCDIVKGFMPLCNIARAGELFCIIPSYIATHLKRRLAAPIVAAFEKMKKEFEFNISASVTFDLDTNSSKSLQQVSQEIMDEVSSDLQVFQKLGGPLKYGGLFLLALSFLRAVQYRRRYLRELNFDNIYISSQFEEFDQQVTSGGGVSVLPITRREAKTYISPLSWHLSSREWRVVLVGVVSVIKYLLVGSLLVALDFLVFWILDQVGHQLTGDVVARAPVSVTVQVNGSGFASDIFRDLVASFNVLQGGNVTVISRKCLVEPSEPNYNTCFTLGFLLGLTLLVSLIGGFVQRCRRLICASYHPGREQERAQFLRQQIFSQRRAEGEALRKSAVGNLAEEEGGGEGGRESRLRTFLLRLPGGAHLLGLSSPFTCLACGEGVKSEDNNMVACHFAHCTGVYCRPCFHSLRNMCVVCMRPLTFQDDSEEELEADMTYQYQTGSDESDSDVCFQSTATTISTRQEEAIVTILSD